From the genome of Haemophilus parainfluenzae, one region includes:
- a CDS encoding F0F1 ATP synthase subunit epsilon produces MATFNLIIVSAERKIFEGAVKQIQATGVEGELGILPNHTPLMTAIKPGIVKFTLEDGNEEVIYVSGGFLEVQPKVVTVLADVAIRGSELDADRIREAKREAEENIVNHAVDVDHDLLVAKLSKELAKLRAYELTEKLVKSKR; encoded by the coding sequence ATGGCGACATTTAACCTAATAATAGTCAGCGCAGAGCGAAAAATCTTTGAAGGTGCTGTGAAACAAATCCAAGCAACAGGTGTGGAAGGTGAACTAGGTATTTTACCAAACCACACCCCTTTGATGACGGCGATTAAGCCAGGGATTGTTAAATTCACTCTCGAAGATGGCAACGAAGAAGTTATCTATGTTTCAGGCGGCTTCTTAGAAGTTCAACCTAAAGTAGTAACAGTACTTGCCGATGTTGCAATTCGCGGTAGCGAGTTAGATGCAGATCGTATTCGTGAAGCAAAACGTGAAGCGGAAGAAAATATTGTGAATCACGCAGTTGATGTGGATCATGATTTACTTGTAGCTAAACTTTCTAAAGAGTTAGCGAAACTTCGTGCTTACGAACTTACTGAAAAACTCGTTAAATCAAAACGATAA
- the ilvA gene encoding threonine ammonia-lyase, biosynthetic: MKNLLTNPQPSQSDYINAIVKLGSRVYEAATVTPLQKMGKLSDRLHNNIWIKREDRQPVNSFKLRGAYAMISSLSDEQKQAGVIAASAGNHAQGVALSAKQLGLKALIVMPQNTPSIKVDAVRGFGGEVLLHGANFDEAKAKAIELSKSKHMTFIPPFDHPLVIAGQGTLAMEMLQQVADLDYVFVQVGGGGLAAGVAILLKQFMPEIKVIGVESKDSACLNAALEKGEPTDLAHVGLFADGVAVKRIGDETFRLCQKYLDGIVLVDSDEVCAAMKDLFENVRAVAEPSGALGLAGLKKYVKQNNLEGKNMAAILSGANLNFHTLRYVSERCEIGENREALLAVTMPEQPGSFLKFAHVIGNRAVTEFSYRYADNQKACIFVGVRTANEAEKSEIIADLTKNGFDVEDMSDDDIAKTHVRYLMGGRVSNHHERLYSFEFPEQKGALLKFLEILGKRWNISLFHYRAHGADYGNILAAFQLGEKDNAEFEQALAELGYVYEDVSESKAYRYFLR, translated from the coding sequence ATGAAAAACCTACTCACCAATCCTCAACCCTCTCAATCGGATTACATTAACGCGATTGTCAAACTAGGCTCCAGAGTATATGAAGCCGCTACCGTAACGCCACTACAAAAAATGGGCAAATTGTCTGATCGCCTACATAATAATATTTGGATTAAGCGTGAAGACCGCCAGCCAGTAAATAGCTTTAAGCTTCGTGGTGCTTATGCAATGATTTCTAGCCTTTCTGATGAACAAAAACAAGCAGGTGTCATTGCCGCTTCTGCAGGTAACCATGCACAAGGTGTTGCTTTATCCGCTAAACAACTCGGCTTAAAAGCATTAATTGTGATGCCACAAAATACACCGAGCATTAAAGTGGATGCTGTTCGTGGTTTTGGTGGCGAAGTGCTGTTACACGGAGCCAATTTTGATGAGGCTAAAGCCAAAGCCATTGAGCTTTCAAAATCTAAACATATGACATTTATTCCGCCGTTTGATCATCCATTGGTTATCGCAGGTCAAGGCACATTGGCGATGGAAATGTTGCAACAAGTTGCCGATTTAGATTATGTCTTTGTGCAAGTCGGAGGCGGTGGTCTCGCCGCTGGCGTAGCCATTTTGCTCAAACAATTTATGCCGGAAATTAAAGTCATTGGTGTCGAGTCCAAAGATTCAGCCTGTTTGAATGCTGCCTTAGAAAAGGGTGAACCTACAGATCTAGCACATGTTGGGCTATTTGCCGATGGAGTAGCAGTAAAACGTATTGGTGATGAAACATTCCGTTTATGTCAAAAATATTTAGATGGTATTGTATTGGTAGACAGCGATGAAGTTTGTGCGGCAATGAAAGATTTATTTGAAAACGTGCGTGCTGTCGCAGAGCCATCTGGCGCCTTAGGATTAGCTGGTTTGAAGAAATACGTGAAACAAAACAATTTGGAAGGCAAAAATATGGCGGCAATTCTATCTGGCGCCAATCTTAATTTCCATACATTGCGTTATGTTTCAGAACGTTGTGAAATTGGTGAAAACCGTGAAGCTTTATTGGCAGTAACGATGCCGGAACAACCGGGTAGCTTCTTAAAATTTGCCCATGTCATCGGCAACCGTGCAGTAACAGAATTCAGTTATCGTTATGCAGATAATCAAAAAGCCTGTATTTTCGTTGGTGTACGCACGGCTAATGAAGCTGAAAAATCAGAAATTATTGCTGATTTAACGAAAAACGGCTTTGATGTAGAAGATATGTCTGATGATGATATTGCGAAAACTCACGTGCGTTATTTAATGGGTGGACGAGTTTCTAATCATCATGAAAGACTTTATAGCTTTGAATTTCCAGAACAAAAAGGCGCTCTACTGAAATTCTTAGAAATTTTGGGTAAACGTTGGAATATTTCATTATTCCATTATCGTGCACATGGAGCGGATTACGGTAATATTCTTGCGGCTTTCCAATTAGGCGAAAAAGATAACGCAGAATTTGAACAAGCTTTAGCAGAACTCGGCTATGTTTATGAAGATGTAAGTGAAAGTAAAGCGTATCGATATTTCTTACGATAG